ATAAAAAACAGGTTAATCTAGGAGGCACCCTAGCCTATGTTTCTCAAACTTCTTGGATACAAAGTGGGACAGTTCAAGACAATATACTCTTTGGCAAGCCAATGGACAAAACAAGATATGAGAATGCCATCAAAGTGTGTGCCTTGGATAAGGATATCAATGATTTTAGCCATGGTGATCTAACAGAAATAGGTCAGCGAGGGATTAACATGAGTGGAGGACAAAAGCAAAGGATTCAACTCGCGCGAGCAGTCTATAATGATGCTGATATCTATCTCCTAGATGACCCTTTCAGTGCAGTTGATGCACACACTTCTGCTATTCTGTTCAATGTGAGGAGACATCACTTTCATCTagttaattaataattgttGAAAAAGCTATTGTCCTCATTTTTGGTTTATCAAACTAACTGCATTTACAAAATTACAGGACTGTGTCATGACTGCTCTAAGAGAGAAAACAGTCATCCTAGTCACTCATCAAGTGGAGTTTCTCTCAGAAGTGGATACAATCTTGGTAACGTATCTCATTTGGATGCCTATTGCACATTGCAACATAATTAACATGATTTATTTTAACTCAAATTCTAGGTAATGGAAGGTGGAAAAGTTATTCAATCAGGTAGTTATGAGAATCTCCTGAAAGCTGGGACAGCCTTTGAAAAACTTGTGACCGCCCATAAAGACGCAATCACAGAGTTGAATCAAGACAATGGAAATAAAGGAGGTTCTGAAAATGAGGTTATGGCTCATCCAAAAGATTCCCATGGCATTTACCTGACTAAAAATCAAAGTGAGGGGGAGATTTCTACAAAGGGTCAACTCGGGCCACAGCTtacagaagaagaaggaaaagagattGGTGATGTTGGCTGGATGCCATTCTGGGATTATATTACTTTTTCCAAGGGGACACTCATGCTGTGCTTCATCATGTTAGCACAAGCTGCTTTTATTGTTTTCCAGAGTGCATCAAGTTTTTGGCTTGCTATAGCCATTGATATTCCAAAAGTAACCAGTGCCATCTTGATTGGAGTTTACAcattaatttcattttctagTGTTGGGTTTATATATTTAAGGTCTATCTGGACCGCATATCTTGGATTAAAAGCTTCTAAAAACTTCTTCTCAAGTTTCACTACAGCTATCTTCAATGCTCCTATGCTGTTCTTTGACTCAACCCCTATAGGAAGGATTCTAACCCGAGTAAGATTTCTTCATTCCCAATAGAAAAATCTCTATAATTTCTTCTGTTTAATCATTACCAAAATATATgtcaattttttctctcttgcAGGCTTCATCAGATTTGAGCATTTTGGACTTTGATATTCCTTATGCCATCACTTTTGTAGCATCTGTAATAATTGAAATTCTGGTGACAATTGGTATAATGGCTTCAGTCACATGGCAAGTTCTCATTGTTGCTGTTCCTGCAATGGTCGCATCAAAGTTTGTTCAGGTTTAATCATTTTGTATTTGTTCTTGATTTTCCATTCTTTGTCCCTGCTTAGAAGTGGCGCTAGGaagttaatatttttattttgcctGAAAGGGATATTATCAAGCCTCTGCAAGGGAACTAATAAGGATCAATGGAACAACAAAAGCTCCAGTGATGAATTTTGCAACTGAGACTTCCCTTGGAGTGGTTACTGTAAGAGCATTCAACATGGTAGACAGATTTTTCAGAAACTACTTAAAACTTGTCGACACAGATGCAACACTGTTCCTCCATTCTAATGTGGCCATGGAATGGTTAGCTTTAAGGATTGAAGTGCTTCAAAATTTGACAGTCATCACTGCTGCTTTGTTACTTATTCTTGCTCCTCAAGGATACGTGTCGCCAGGTACTATTACATGAAAGTTCAGTTACCACAGTATGATTCTCTTCATGCACTTAACAAGCTAATAATTGTTGGTAATTCTCCTGATCTGTGCAGGCCTTGTAGGGCTCTCTCTTTCTTATGCTTTCTCATTGACAGGATCCCAAATATTTTGGACTAGATGGTTTTGCAACTTATCAAACTATCTAATCTCTGTTGAAAGAATCAAGCAATTCATTCACATACCAGCAGAGCCTCCTGCCATTGTGGAGGATAACCGGCCTCCATCTTCATGGCCTTCCAAGGGCAGGATTGATCTTCAAGCCTTAGAGGTAAGGTTgtgttataaatataatataaaatcattcacgTGTATTCaaccaacaacttaagcttttaggGTTGTTGTTTCTTTACGCGGTATCCAAGTTTCTATGATCAAGTGGTGTAGGGTTTGATCCTTGTTTCCCcacattattctaataaaaagttgaatttcagcacaaaGTAGATGGATTAGTGCATTGTTCATGCTTTAAGCCAAATGTTACcctaacagcttaagcttttaggatagttggttcatgacaagTTGAATAATTGTCTTTTTTCTACTCtactttcatatttttttccttcatttcTGACAATTGGACAGACAAATTAGAGTTTGATGGCTGTTTTTGCTACATTGATTTCAGATTAGATATCGTCCAAATGCTCCATTAGTCCTCAAGGGTATCACTTGTACGTTTAAAGAAGGGAGCAGAGTTGGAGTTGTAGGAAGGACTGGAAGTGGAAAAAGCACACTTATCAGTGCTTTGTTTCGCTTAGTTGAGCCTTCAAGAGGTACTATTCTCATAGATGAGATTAACATATGCTCAATGGGGTTGAAGGATTTGAGAACCAATCTTAGCATCATCCCTCAAGAACCAACTCTTTTCAAGGGCAGCATTAGAACCAACTTGGACCCTCTAGGTCTGTACACTGATGACCAAATATGGAAGGTGAATGAATGAACTTCACAGTTAAAAAATGTTGCATTTGAATACCACTACCTTCTACATGATCTTTTCAATAAGCACATGTTTGATTAGACTTGATTTGTAAACAGGCTTTGGAGAAATGTCAGCTTAAGGGAACAATCAGCAATCTACCAAGTCTCTTGGACTCTTCAGGTGAGTTAACTTCACCAACTTGAAGCTACAAATCTGATATAAGAATAAATTTTGGTTTGATAACAATGTATTTCAGATTTGCAGTTCTATAGTTTTAAAGTTGAGGAAAATACAAGATCACTGAACATGCTTGTTGTCCTAATAAAATTTTCTATTTCCATACTAAGATTAGGGAACAAATTAGCTATTGAAGTCTAATTTTGACAAGTTTTATTACAGTGAGTGATGAAGGGGGAAATTGGAGCTTGGGACAGCGCCAATTGTTTTGTCTTGGAAGAGTACTTCTTAAGAGGAACAGAATTCTTGTTCTGGATGAAGCTACCGCCTCCATTGACGCTGCCACAGATGCCATTCTTCAGCAAGTAATTAGACAAGAGTTTGCAGAATGCACAGTTATAACTGTGGCTCATAGAGTTCCAACTGTAATAGACAGTGACATGGTCATGGTCCTGTCCTATGGTAGGTTGACTGCTTGTTCAtttatatttttcctttttatggGTTATCCTACCACTCTTCTTTAGTTATATCTGCTGCCtaattttgttttctctttgttaCTAAAGGGAAAATGTTGGAATATGATGAGCCTTCTAAGCTAATGGATACCAACTCTTCATTCTCTAAGCTGGTAGCTGAATATTGGTCCAGCTGCAGGAGGAATTCCTCTCCAAATATTGGCAGGCAGCAATAATGAATAATGACATTGTGGTAGAGGAAGATCACAAAATAAATTGGAGGAAAGTGATTGAGATACCATTTAGTTGGATTTGGCTCCGATAAACTGAGAGAATCACTTTTAAGGTGAAATAAGTCATCACTCGTCACATTATTTGATTGGAAAATTAACAATTGTAATTATGATGACATACTTGCATATATATAATAAACTAAGATGTTAGGACCCATACCCCCCTGCAATAaccacaaaaataaaataaactagtGCAATCTTATATATCTCAATTATtgatttcttaattaattttttgctAACTTACTTTACACTTACTCTTTCACTTTAGAGTAGTCAAAAGCCTCGATAAAGATTGAGCTTGGAAGAATCACAAGAGAATTTTAATATCACCTGTGAAAGACCAAAATAACCTGTTATAGCAGGTGGTATTGACCGGTTGagcaaaaagtgaaaaaaaagtCGTACATTTTTGTAGCAGAAGGATTTCGTAATCCTCTTTTATAGCTTTCCCAAAGATCAAAAACCTTTATGTAAGCCTCTAGTTTGACAATTCAAAGATAGTAATTTTCTCCATGTAAAGGTGAAACTTATAAGAAGTTTGATTCAACATCCATTTTCACACATCCTTAAGAAGAGGTTCTAGATATCAATTGTTGGTTTTGCTTACAAATCTTAACCCTGAACAGAACTTcaatgtcatatatatatatatatatataaaagaaagaTAATTCTTCATTTTGCACTATCAGTCTATCACTACTGAAGTATAAAAGGTTTCCAAGAGATCACAATATAACCCACTGTGTGGATACCTTCATTGTGGACTATGGAATACCTAATTGGTTATTCCACTTCTAAGAAGCATACTAGATAGtgaaaataatcaaaatattatcATAGAAAACTAATGCTTCCAAGGAGGCACGGATCCACATCGGTGTCTTTAGGGCAATTGCCCCCAAAATTTTATCGTTCTTTAAATGTTTTTTTACAAGGAGGGACAACACCGCGTTCTTTAAATGTTTTTAAATACTATATATTATTGTTTGCTTGTattgaaaatatatatgttatttatattatttgtcCCCGCAAAACTTTTAATATTTTACTACACTTTGTTTATACTGCTTACAGGGTAAATAAAGTTTACTAATCATTAAgtcataaataataataataacatcaAAATAGTTACTCTTCAGtacaataataaaatattatttgtcCCCGCAAAACTGTTTGCTTGCAGAGTAATACCTTCTGTTTTTATCCTTTGATGGTTAATTTAATAACACCAGtacaataataaaatattaactcTTCACAAAaactattttcaaaataatCCCAGATTTCAAAATGATATTAGATATGTTTTCAGAAGAGCTTAAATATTTTGTGCAGTGCTTTGGTTTCTTGTGAGATGGTGGTTGGTTTTGGGCGCcttgcgtgaaatgataggggGAGATTATGGCTTATGCGACGCCTTGAAGCGCTTGCGCGCATTCAGCTTGGAAGAGACCTATTGTCGTTCTTATTTTGATTCCATTATGGATTGTTGTTTACTTGCATCATGATTTTATTTCTTTAGATTTTTCCTTAGTTATGAGGACGGACAATTGTGTTGCACATTATCTTGCCTCTTTTGAAACTATGGGCATTCAGCTCTTTGAAGCTTGGAAGAGACCTCTTGTTGTTCTTCTTTTGATTCCATCGTTATGGATTGCAGTTTACATGACGGATAATTGTGCTGCAAAGTATCTTGTCTTGTATTGCTTTTAGATTTTGTGTAATTGATTTTCGGTTCCtttcaagaaaaacaaaatgcaGTAAAATAGTGCTTaactcaaaagaagaaaaaaaaaaagatcaattTGCAAACTATAGAGCAAACTCATAATTGCATTAGATAGAAATTCTACGTTTCCTTCTTGGACCAATTCCAAGATTAGTGACATTAGGTGGTGTTCATGTAGgttaatttaaaaaaactatAGCTATAATACATTAAGAGCGATCCTAAAGTAAGAAATTATGGTCGAACATGAAGAACTTTAGGCAAAGGCTCATGAGCAGATATACAAAGAGTCTGTGTTTTGCAGTCAGATGATATAAACTGAGTGCCTTTGTCCAAAGAAATCATGTTGATTAAATGCAAGAGAACATGCTCCAACTCTTCTCCATTAGTCCAACCATGGATTTCAGCTTTCAGAAGCAAAGGGTCTTTGCATATCAAATCCCACACAGGAAAATTCTTCCTTGGCATCATGAAATCTCTCTGTTTAAGCCTTAAGCTTGGGCAATAGTCACCACTCCCATCACCAAGATAGATGATTCTCTTGTCATCCTCTTGAGAAAATAAACCTTGTATTCTGTCTATGATTAAACCCTGAAAtgtatttaataataattaattagtttagaattaTATTAGgccacaaattaaaaaaaaggttTAAAAATATTCAATTCAAAGGAAGATTTATACCTTACACATGTTTGGTGGGCACAAGCTGCAGCCATGGGGGGCCTTGTTGAAATCATGGTAAGGAAAAATTCTTAACCTTCCTTCTTTATTAACATAACCTGGATTAGTGTTAATCTCTGAGAAGTATTCCCTTATTCCCAAATGCTCCAGAATTGTCTCAATGAAAAACATGTTTGCATCACTCACAATCCTTAAATCACACCTGAAAAAACAAATGCAACCATCAACTTCATATCCACTTAAAATCAAAGAATGAAATCAAAACAAAACTTAGTTTAAGGGGAAATTGATACATACCCTAAAGCATGAGCTGCTTTAATAGCAGGTATCACTCTGGGGTGAATAGGAATCCTATGTAGAACCTCTTCAATCTCCTTAATAGTTACACCTTTTGAATGAAGCTCCATCATCATCCTGTCCTGTAAATCCAAAACCAAATTAATCAATAAAACAACAGAGTATCAATAAAAACAGAGCACATGATCCCAAGAAtcagaaaaacaaattagaagaaaatcaaaagcTTACCATGAGGGAGTTCCAAGGCATGGTGGGATGGAGTTGATTAAACAAATCAGTGAAACCCAACTCGTCGACGACCCAGTTATCACTATCGCAATCAACAATGGTCTTGTCAAAGTCGAAAACAACCACAACTCCAGACATTTGTTGGGTGGCAAATCTCCTTCACAAGAATTAGGCTCTATTTGGGTATCTTGCAATGCTCTCAAAATCGTTTGTTGGCTTGGATTTTTCACCAAATGGAAAAACGGGTATTTATAGTTAACATTGGGTGAAGCCAGAACCCAAAAAAACAAGAGAGAATATTTGATTCCAAAGGAATATTACATTACGTTACATACTTAGCATGAACaagtttttttaatgattttattcTGTAGAATAACTTATCAAAACTTTTATGCATATGGCATTTCAAATTCTATCTCAGCCGTTGGATATGGTGAAATTTAAGTTGGTACGAGGATCGAAGGGTGTGAAAGGTTTGAGCCACCTTTTGAGAAGAGAAAGAATTGAATGCCATTGTGAGTGTGAAATGCACTTGTTTTGTGGATCCTCAACCACCGGAAGCAGCCCAAAAGAATATTCTCGGAATTGTGCTGCATTCGGACAAAATGATCTGTTATGGAAATCGTGCAATTAAATTCTCTACCTCTTTGTTATGTGTATGGAGAAGCTTTCTGTGCGTATTCAGAATGCTGTGAGTGCGGGGCTTTGGCATCCGATTACTATGTCTAGAGGGGGCCCTCCTCTTTCTCATAttctttttgcagatgatgtcCTCCTCTTTTGCAAGGCGAAATCGTCCCAAGTGGAGGTGGTTGCTAGTATCTTGGCTGATTTTGGTTCAGCTTCTGGCCTTATTGTCAGTGCGGCAAAATCCAAAGCTCTTTGTTCTAAAGGTGTGCCCGCTGCGACTCGCCATGAGATAGCTCTTGCCTGCCCCATTCGTGTGGTTAGAAGCTTGGGAAAATACTTGGGATTTCCCATGGTGAGTGGGAGAGTGTCCCATggtgattttaattttattcttgatCAGGTCTCTCGCCGTTTAGCGGGATGGAAGTGTCGGCTTCTGAACACAGCAGGTCGTATTTGCTTGGCGAGATCGGTCCTTACTGCTCTTCCTACCTATTACATGCAGGTGGTGTGGCTCCCTCGGAAGATCGTTCACTCTATTGATAGAGCAGCTCGAAATTTTATCTGGTCTGCTTCTGGTAATCACGGATGGCATCGGGTTAAATGGGAGGTTGTCACCCAGCCTCGTCAAGATGGTGGTATCGGTGTGCGAGACACCTCTTTCGCAAATACTTCCCTCTTGGGGAAGCTTGTGTGGACCTTGCTGCAAGATCCTGAGAAACTTTGGGCGCGTGTTCTCTCCCATAAGTACCTGGGCTCGAAATCTATCCTTGATGTTGTTGCTTCGTCGTCGGCGTCAAGCCTCTGGAAAGGCATCCTACGTGCTCGCGATGTCCTCAAGGAGGGTTTCCGGTTCAAACTGGGCAATGGAACAACCTCAATCTGGTACCATAATTGGAGTGGGCAAGGTTCGCTTGCCACCAGGCTCCCCTTTGTTCACATAACTGGCACATCCTTGTCTCTTCGTGATGTTATTCGAGATGGTAGTTGGAATTTTTCTGGCCTCTATACTATCATACCGCCAGACCTGCAGCAGTCCTTCCATGCTATTGTTCCGAGCCTTGATGCTAGGCTGGTCGACTGTTGGACCTGGAAGCATGATCGGAATGGGGTTTATACGGCTGCTAGCGCTTATTCTTGGCTCATCTCGGAGGCTGCTCAGCCTTCGGTTCCCCCATTGGTGCCTTGGAAGTTCATTTGGAAATTTGAGGCCCCGGAGAAAATTAGAGTGTTTGTGTGGCTCCTCATGCACGATGCTATCCAAGTGAATAATTTCAGGTTTCGCTGCCACTTGGTGTCTTCCCCAGCTTGTACCCGCTGCAACCATCATGTTGAAGATAGTATTCATTGTTTGAGAGATTGCAGGTTCGCTAGGGAGGTTTGGTCCAGGCTTGATGCTCTCTCTTGGCCTGGTTTTCTTTCTGGGGATATTTTATCTTGGCTCTTGTGTCAAGCGCGCGGTACACATGCGTCCCTTTTCGCCACAGCAATCTGGGGGATTTGGAGGTGGCGTAACAATGCTCTTTTGGGTGACAATAGCTGGAGCGCGATGAGCACAGTTCAGCGGATCCTCCATGATCACCATGAGCACATTACCTATTTGTCATCTGACCTGTTGAGTTTAACAGGGAGTGTGGCTGTGGCGCGGTGGAGCGTTCCCCCTGCTGGTAGGCTTAAGCTGAATACAGATGGAGCATTCGATCATGTTGGCACGAGATCGGGAATGGGGGGCCTCATGAGGGATGCTTCTAGTTCTTGGGTGTGCGGGTTTTATGCGGGTGCGACTAGTGCAAACCCTCTTCTGGCAGAAATTGAGGCTCTGAAGCTGGGATTGAATATGTTATGGGATGCAAATTTGAGATGTGTTGATTGTGAAGTGGACTGCCTTGATATTGTCCAGGCTTTAGCTAATAACACTTATCAATTCCATGTTCAGGCCTCCAACTTGCTAGAGTTAAAGCTGCTCTTGGATCGTGATTGGGATGTGGAGCTCAGGCATATCTCTTGAGATGCGAATGACGCTGCGGATTGTCTTGCCGGGTTGGGTAGTCGTCTTCAATGCTCTTATACATATCTTGAGGTTCCTCCTCAAGAGCTTTGTCCCATCTTGGCTAGGGACTTGTTAGCCTTGTAGTTCTTCTTCCTGTcctttaattttccgatgtaccaaaaaaaaaaaagaattcataATAGAAAATTTACCTGCACGGAAAATGTAAGCGTAAGAGCTTGTGGACATATGGGTCAGAGCATCTCTAATGCTAGTTCATAGTTCATATGTCTTAGTACGGGTCCAAGTAAAATCAAACTCATAAGGTAATAAAACAATTTGGATgagtctttcaaaaaaaaaaaataatttggatgagagaaaaaaatatttttttatgctaagaactcataaAGCAAAGTTACTTATATAAgaaatagtttttatttttatgaactAAGACCTCTACGTCAATTATCTTCAATGCTTAAGAACctggttcttagttcttaacttaaGAACTCACCTCTAAGAACTAGCATcggagatgctcttagagagGGGAAGGTGTAGAGTTCAACCCTGGAGGATTGTAGTTTATCTTTCCGATTTATCAAAAGAAATATGTCAAGTGCATTTAAATTATACGCATACATAATTTAATTATGAAGAAAATTTTCACCCAAAAAAATATGAAGCaacttcagaaaaaaaaattattttagtacATATGGATTAGGGAGGGAGAGATTCAAGGATTGATCCTTTGatagtgcaatttatcttttcaatataacaaaaaaagaaaaaaaatactttagTAGGAGTTAAATAGTTTTTAGTCTTCGCAATATGAGATAGTCTAAATAATCCTCATGGGTGAG
This portion of the Lotus japonicus ecotype B-129 chromosome 3, LjGifu_v1.2 genome encodes:
- the LOC130746588 gene encoding ABC transporter C family member 8, translated to MANSGISIGDFSLICLKDFDITSLCSQRSSIDIINVLFVCFLYTSLLISLIRRVSSGSHRKSWVFPVVSICCALIAIAFFTIGLWNIIVKTGNSKWLACIIRGFVWISFTVSLLVQRSKWIAILTSIWWASSCVLVSALNIEILFKDHAIEIFDIIEWLVHFLLLFCAFKNLAFFVTQSDPEYLSEPLLSQKFETKQTGLAHATFLSKFIFSWVNPLLSLGYSKPLALEDIPSLVSEDEADSAYQNFVHSWESLVRERSKNNTKNLVLWSIVRTYLKENILIAFYALLRTIAVVVSPLILFAFVNYSNKTESDLKEGLSIVGFLIVTKVVESLSQRHWFFNSRRSGMKMRSALMVAVYKKQLKLSSTARRRHSTGEIVNYIAVDAYRMGEFPWWFHITWVCALQLVVSVGVLFGVVGLGALPGLVPLLICGFLNVPFAKILQNCQSKFMIAQDERLRSTSEILNSMKIIKLQSWEDKFRNLIESLRAEEFIWLSKAQILKASGSFLYWMSPTIVSSVVFLGCALFKSAPLNAETIFTVLATLRNLGEPVRLIPEALSIMIQNQVSYDRLNAFLLDEELNNDDSGRNIKQCSANAVEIQDGNFIWDHESVSPTLRDVNSEIKWGQKIAICGPVGAGKSSLLYAILGEIPKISGIVNLGGTLAYVSQTSWIQSGTVQDNILFGKPMDKTRYENAIKVCALDKDINDFSHGDLTEIGQRGINMSGGQKQRIQLARAVYNDADIYLLDDPFSAVDAHTSAILFNDCVMTALREKTVILVTHQVEFLSEVDTILVMEGGKVIQSGSYENLLKAGTAFEKLVTAHKDAITELNQDNGNKGGSENEVMAHPKDSHGIYLTKNQSEGEISTKGQLGPQLTEEEGKEIGDVGWMPFWDYITFSKGTLMLCFIMLAQAAFIVFQSASSFWLAIAIDIPKVTSAILIGVYTLISFSSVGFIYLRSIWTAYLGLKASKNFFSSFTTAIFNAPMLFFDSTPIGRILTRASSDLSILDFDIPYAITFVASVIIEILVTIGIMASVTWQVLIVAVPAMVASKFVQGYYQASARELIRINGTTKAPVMNFATETSLGVVTVRAFNMVDRFFRNYLKLVDTDATLFLHSNVAMEWLALRIEVLQNLTVITAALLLILAPQGYVSPGLVGLSLSYAFSLTGSQIFWTRWFCNLSNYLISVERIKQFIHIPAEPPAIVEDNRPPSSWPSKGRIDLQALEIRYRPNAPLVLKGITCTFKEGSRVGVVGRTGSGKSTLISALFRLVEPSRGTILIDEINICSMGLKDLRTNLSIIPQEPTLFKGSIRTNLDPLGLYTDDQIWKALEKCQLKGTISNLPSLLDSSVSDEGGNWSLGQRQLFCLGRVLLKRNRILVLDEATASIDAATDAILQQVIRQEFAECTVITVAHRVPTVIDSDMVMVLSYGKMLEYDEPSKLMDTNSSFSKLVAEYWSSCRRNSSPNIGRQQ
- the LOC130746589 gene encoding inorganic pyrophosphatase 2-like, coding for MSGVVVVFDFDKTIVDCDSDNWVVDELGFTDLFNQLHPTMPWNSLMDRMMMELHSKGVTIKEIEEVLHRIPIHPRVIPAIKAAHALGCDLRIVSDANMFFIETILEHLGIREYFSEINTNPGYVNKEGRLRIFPYHDFNKAPHGCSLCPPNMCKGLIIDRIQGLFSQEDDKRIIYLGDGSGDYCPSLRLKQRDFMMPRKNFPVWDLICKDPLLLKAEIHGWTNGEELEHVLLHLINMISLDKGTQFISSDCKTQTLCISAHEPLPKVLHVRP